A stretch of the Serratia marcescens genome encodes the following:
- the iscR gene encoding Fe-S cluster assembly transcriptional regulator IscR, translating to MRLTSKGRYAVTAMLDVALHSQEGPVPLADISERQGISLSYLEQLFSRLRKNGLVASVRGPGGGYLLGKDAGEIAVGAVITAVDESVDATRCQGKEGCQGGDRCLTHALWRDLSERISGFLNNITLAELVNNQEVLVVADRQNNDTRRTANGRPQETINVNLRA from the coding sequence ATGAGACTGACATCCAAAGGCCGTTATGCCGTAACCGCTATGCTCGACGTAGCGCTGCATTCCCAGGAAGGGCCGGTACCACTGGCGGACATTTCCGAACGCCAGGGTATTTCGCTCTCTTATCTGGAACAATTATTCTCCCGTCTGCGCAAGAATGGTCTGGTGGCCAGCGTGCGTGGCCCGGGCGGTGGTTATCTGCTGGGTAAAGACGCAGGTGAGATCGCCGTTGGCGCTGTCATCACTGCCGTCGATGAATCGGTAGATGCAACCCGTTGCCAGGGCAAAGAAGGCTGTCAGGGCGGCGATCGCTGCTTGACCCACGCCCTGTGGCGCGATCTGAGCGAGCGCATCAGCGGGTTCCTGAACAACATTACGCTGGCAGAACTGGTCAACAACCAGGAAGTGCTGGTGGTGGCGGATCGTCAAAACAACGATACGCGCCGCACGGCCAACGGTCGTCCGCAAGAAACTATCAACGTTAATCTGCGCGCATAA
- the trmJ gene encoding tRNA (cytosine(32)/uridine(32)-2'-O)-methyltransferase TrmJ has product MLHNIRIVLVETSHTGNMGSTARAMKTMGLTNLYLVNPLIKPDSQAIALAAGASDVIGNATIVDTLDDAIAGCSLVVGTSARSRTLPWPMLEPRECGVRAVHEGEHAPVALVFGRERVGLTNDELQKCHYHVAIPANPDYSSLNLAMAVQILAYEVRVAYLDRQQAGAPQLEETPYPLVDDLERFYQHLEQTLQRTGFIRPSHPGQVMSRLRRLFTRARPEGQELNILRGMLTSIEKQDKHQGN; this is encoded by the coding sequence ATGCTGCACAATATCCGCATTGTTCTGGTTGAGACTTCACATACCGGCAACATGGGCTCGACCGCCAGAGCCATGAAAACCATGGGTTTAACCAACCTTTATCTGGTTAATCCGCTGATCAAACCCGATTCTCAGGCCATCGCCCTGGCCGCCGGCGCCAGCGACGTGATCGGCAACGCCACTATCGTCGATACCCTCGATGACGCCATCGCCGGCTGTAGCCTGGTGGTAGGCACCAGCGCACGTTCTCGCACCTTGCCGTGGCCGATGCTGGAGCCGCGTGAATGCGGCGTGCGCGCGGTGCACGAAGGCGAACACGCGCCGGTGGCGCTGGTGTTCGGCCGCGAACGCGTCGGGCTGACCAACGATGAACTGCAGAAGTGCCACTACCACGTCGCCATTCCGGCCAACCCGGACTACAGCTCGCTGAATCTGGCGATGGCGGTGCAGATCCTGGCGTATGAAGTGCGCGTGGCCTACCTCGATCGCCAACAGGCGGGCGCGCCGCAGCTGGAAGAGACGCCGTATCCGCTGGTGGACGACCTCGAGCGTTTCTATCAGCACCTGGAGCAGACGCTGCAGCGCACCGGCTTTATTCGTCCGTCCCATCCGGGCCAGGTGATGAGCCGCCTGCGTCGGCTGTTCACCCGCGCCCGCCCGGAAGGGCAGGAGCTGAATATCCTGCGCGGCATGCTGACGTCGATCGAGAAACAGGATAAACATCAAGGTAATTAA
- the suhB gene encoding inositol-1-monophosphatase produces the protein MHPMLTIAVRAARKAGNLIAKNYETPDAVEASQKGTNDFVTNVDRDAEHLIIDVIRKSYPQHSIVSEERGELIGEDRDVQWVIDPLDGTANFIKRFPHFSVSIAVRIKGRTEVAVVYDPMRNELFTATRGQGAQLNGYRLRGTNAKDLDGTILATGFPFKVKQHATPYINIVGKLFTQCADFRRTGSAALDLAYVAAGRVDGFFEIGLKPWDFAAGELLVREAGGLVTDFVGGHNHFSSGNVVAGNPRVVKAMLATMREELSEALKR, from the coding sequence ATGCATCCGATGCTGACTATCGCCGTGCGCGCTGCGCGCAAGGCCGGTAACCTGATTGCCAAAAACTACGAAACCCCGGACGCTGTAGAAGCGAGCCAGAAAGGGACCAATGACTTCGTCACCAACGTCGATCGCGATGCAGAGCATCTGATCATCGACGTCATCCGCAAGTCTTATCCGCAACACAGTATCGTGAGCGAAGAACGCGGTGAGCTGATCGGCGAAGATCGCGATGTGCAATGGGTGATCGATCCACTGGATGGCACTGCAAACTTCATCAAACGTTTCCCTCATTTCTCCGTTTCCATCGCCGTACGCATCAAAGGCCGTACTGAAGTGGCCGTGGTCTACGATCCGATGCGCAACGAACTGTTCACCGCCACTCGCGGCCAGGGCGCACAGCTCAACGGTTACCGCCTGCGCGGCACCAATGCCAAAGATCTGGATGGCACCATCCTGGCGACCGGCTTCCCGTTCAAGGTCAAACAACACGCAACGCCTTACATCAACATCGTCGGCAAGCTGTTCACCCAGTGCGCGGACTTCCGCCGCACCGGTTCCGCTGCGCTGGATCTGGCCTATGTGGCCGCCGGCCGCGTGGACGGTTTCTTCGAAATCGGCCTGAAGCCGTGGGACTTCGCCGCGGGCGAACTGCTGGTGCGTGAAGCCGGCGGCCTGGTCACCGACTTCGTCGGTGGCCACAACCACTTCAGCTCCGGCAACGTGGTTGCAGGCAACCCGCGCGTAGTGAAAGCCATGCTGGCCACCATGCGTGAAGAACTGAGCGAAGCG